One window from the genome of Thalassospira xiamenensis M-5 = DSM 17429 encodes:
- a CDS encoding thioredoxin domain-containing protein has translation MLKAVKFFAVACAFAIGVVGAQQAEAVEYKEHVLGNPDAPVTIIEYASLTCPHCATFHNETLPEIKKSLIDTGKAKLIFRDYPLDGVAVRAAAVAQCAGDDRYFGVLGMLFKSQMTWARAADPIDGIKQVVRFAGMDGDAVDACMADEALIDGIVASRMRGEQEFKVNSTPSFVIDGETFAGSRDLKFFEDKVEDLTN, from the coding sequence TTGCTGAAGGCAGTTAAGTTTTTTGCGGTCGCATGTGCATTTGCGATTGGTGTTGTCGGGGCGCAGCAGGCCGAGGCTGTAGAATATAAGGAACATGTGCTTGGCAATCCGGATGCGCCGGTGACGATCATCGAATATGCGTCGCTGACCTGCCCGCATTGCGCCACATTCCATAATGAAACCCTGCCGGAGATCAAGAAATCGTTGATCGATACCGGAAAGGCCAAGCTGATCTTCCGCGATTATCCGCTTGATGGCGTTGCGGTTCGCGCGGCGGCTGTTGCGCAGTGTGCCGGTGATGACCGTTATTTTGGTGTTTTGGGCATGCTGTTCAAATCGCAGATGACCTGGGCACGGGCCGCAGACCCGATTGACGGGATTAAACAGGTGGTTCGTTTTGCCGGTATGGATGGCGATGCGGTTGATGCCTGCATGGCGGACGAGGCCCTGATCGACGGGATCGTTGCATCGCGCATGCGCGGCGAACAGGAATTCAAGGTCAATTCAACGCCGAGCTTCGTGATTGATGGTGAAACCTTTGCCGGTTCGCGCGATCTGAAGTTCTTTGAAGACAAAGTCGAAGATCTGACCAACTGA
- a CDS encoding DUF721 domain-containing protein has protein sequence MSKQKDMTDTPTHSTPDQRADMVAAKNAVKKKQKITPMGSSERRMGLRNIAAMVGNLTRPLVRKRGFFQAEIILHWSEIVGRDLEQFTMPVKYNPPRGENAGGGTLVIRVMGPVAIELQHRMPQIIDRVNTYFGYRAVERIKMMQGDISRPERTVKRPENVPEGPIRETSEIDIAKIEDPHLREVLTRLGRRISGDVHARGQPGQKK, from the coding sequence GTGAGCAAGCAAAAAGATATGACCGATACGCCGACACATAGCACGCCAGATCAGCGTGCCGATATGGTTGCTGCAAAAAATGCGGTCAAAAAGAAACAAAAGATTACCCCGATGGGCAGTTCGGAGCGCCGCATGGGCCTGCGCAATATTGCCGCCATGGTTGGCAATCTGACACGTCCGCTGGTCCGCAAACGCGGTTTCTTTCAGGCCGAAATCATTTTGCACTGGTCCGAAATTGTCGGTCGCGATCTTGAACAATTCACCATGCCGGTCAAATACAATCCGCCTCGCGGCGAAAATGCCGGGGGCGGAACCCTTGTGATCCGGGTGATGGGACCGGTGGCGATTGAATTACAGCACCGCATGCCGCAGATCATCGACCGGGTGAATACCTATTTCGGATATCGCGCGGTTGAACGCATCAAGATGATGCAGGGCGATATTTCCCGCCCGGAGCGCACCGTCAAACGGCCGGAAAATGTGCCCGAAGGTCCGATCCGCGAAACCAGCGAGATCGATATCGCCAAAATCGAAGACCCGCATCTGCGCGAAGTGCTGACCCGGCTTGGACGCCGCATTTCGGGGGACGTTCACGCGCGGGGGCAACCGGGACAGAAGAAATAG
- the mutY gene encoding A/G-specific adenine glycosylase produces MHFTNDEIHHLGRTMLDWYDRHHRTLPWRAEPGDAQDPYRVWLSEIMLQQTTVITVGPYFAAFLQRWPTVNDLANADLDEVLHAWQGLGYYARARNLHKCAKVVADEYGGRFPDTEEGLLKLPGIGPYTAAAVAAIAFNRHSSPVDGNIERVISRLFALETPLPDVKPEIKEKSAALTPSDRPGDYAQALMDLGATICTPRNPACGICPWQASCEGRKSGIAPELPKKRKKPAKPTRVGYAFWIRREDGKILVRRRPEKGLLGGLYEVPGSDWRAIEAPDDVMLSEAPIKASWTELDGTVGHTFTHFHLDVTVLAANIAESDAAKLDGSWTTIDGLSEFALPTVMKKIVRHALKYR; encoded by the coding sequence GTGCATTTCACCAACGACGAAATCCATCACCTCGGTCGGACCATGCTGGACTGGTATGACCGTCATCATCGCACCCTTCCATGGCGTGCCGAACCGGGCGACGCGCAGGACCCTTACCGCGTCTGGCTTAGCGAAATCATGCTGCAACAGACCACCGTGATTACGGTCGGTCCCTATTTCGCGGCATTCCTGCAACGCTGGCCGACTGTCAACGATCTTGCCAATGCCGATCTCGATGAAGTTCTGCATGCCTGGCAAGGTCTGGGATATTATGCACGCGCACGCAACCTGCACAAATGCGCCAAGGTTGTTGCCGATGAATATGGCGGCCGGTTCCCCGATACCGAAGAAGGCCTTCTGAAGCTGCCCGGCATCGGTCCCTATACCGCCGCCGCCGTTGCAGCCATCGCCTTTAACCGTCATTCAAGCCCGGTCGATGGCAATATCGAACGGGTCATATCCCGTCTTTTTGCGCTTGAAACCCCACTGCCCGACGTCAAACCCGAAATCAAGGAAAAGTCGGCGGCCCTGACCCCGTCCGACCGGCCGGGCGACTATGCGCAGGCGCTGATGGATTTGGGCGCAACGATCTGCACGCCACGCAATCCGGCATGTGGCATTTGCCCGTGGCAGGCTTCCTGCGAAGGCCGCAAATCGGGCATTGCCCCGGAACTACCCAAAAAACGTAAGAAACCCGCCAAACCAACCCGGGTTGGCTATGCCTTCTGGATACGGCGCGAAGACGGTAAAATTCTGGTCCGGCGCCGCCCGGAAAAGGGTCTGCTGGGTGGACTTTACGAAGTGCCGGGCAGTGACTGGCGCGCGATTGAGGCCCCGGACGATGTGATGTTGTCCGAAGCCCCGATCAAGGCAAGTTGGACGGAACTAGATGGTACTGTCGGGCACACTTTCACCCATTTCCATCTCGATGTGACGGTCCTTGCCGCCAATATAGCTGAAAGCGACGCGGCAAAACTTGATGGCAGCTGGACAACGATTGACGGGTTATCTGAATTCGCTCTGCCGACGGTGATGAAAAAAATCGTGCGTCACGCGCTGAAATACCGCTAG